One Kitasatospora sp. MAP12-44 DNA segment encodes these proteins:
- a CDS encoding ATP-grasp domain-containing protein has translation MTNTGNTTYATQLAARADLRVLFVTEPRFVDQYPPGTELALVDDLNDPVAATAAVVAQLPLKEFSHVLALSERAAQTAGHLRSHLGLPGPSFDTVVNCTDKHLMKQRFQDAGLPCARLAVAHTPDEVAAAAREIGYPVIVKPVLGAGVDATEVIRSDEEMASPPVKAYLDRLARPATTSEKGFPVLVEQFLDVAHEYHCDGSVVEGRVAYVRVSRYLRPVLDYSSGVFGSYLLDQDSAEAAEIRAMHERAVHAVGLRDGVTHFEVLGTEQGLFAGEIACRPGGGGIRRLLQLDSGFDSWAAYIASSLGEAYEIPAHAPEDVSGQLVHVLLPARRGTVASISTAADFAAVPGLIEVDMRLKEGDVVGGLMDSSTVSGLVFARTAAQGPLDIGRAIESAFRLETLPPAAAESHTAAPEEKTP, from the coding sequence GTGACCAATACCGGAAACACCACGTACGCAACGCAGTTGGCAGCCAGGGCGGACCTGCGCGTGCTCTTCGTCACCGAACCCCGGTTCGTCGACCAGTACCCGCCGGGGACCGAACTGGCCCTGGTCGACGACCTCAACGACCCAGTCGCCGCAACTGCGGCCGTCGTCGCCCAGCTGCCACTGAAGGAGTTCTCCCACGTGCTGGCGCTGTCCGAGCGTGCCGCTCAGACGGCAGGCCACCTGCGCAGCCACCTCGGCCTGCCGGGGCCGTCGTTCGACACCGTGGTCAACTGCACGGACAAGCACCTCATGAAGCAGCGGTTCCAGGACGCCGGCCTGCCCTGCGCCCGCCTCGCCGTCGCGCACACTCCCGACGAAGTCGCCGCGGCGGCACGGGAGATCGGCTACCCCGTCATCGTCAAGCCGGTTCTGGGTGCGGGCGTGGACGCGACCGAGGTGATCCGCTCGGACGAGGAGATGGCTTCCCCGCCCGTCAAGGCCTACCTCGACCGGCTGGCCCGACCCGCGACGACGTCCGAGAAAGGCTTCCCCGTCCTGGTGGAGCAGTTCCTGGACGTCGCCCACGAGTACCACTGCGACGGGTCGGTCGTGGAGGGACGCGTGGCGTACGTCCGGGTCTCGCGCTATCTCCGGCCTGTACTCGACTACTCCTCGGGAGTCTTCGGCTCCTATCTGCTCGACCAGGACTCCGCGGAGGCCGCCGAGATCCGCGCCATGCACGAGCGGGCGGTGCACGCCGTCGGCCTGCGCGACGGCGTGACGCATTTCGAGGTACTGGGCACCGAGCAGGGCCTGTTCGCCGGTGAGATCGCCTGCCGCCCCGGCGGCGGAGGCATCCGCCGCTTGCTGCAGCTGGACAGCGGCTTCGACAGCTGGGCCGCCTATATCGCCTCCAGCCTGGGCGAGGCGTACGAGATCCCGGCGCACGCACCGGAGGACGTCTCCGGACAGCTCGTCCATGTCCTGCTCCCCGCACGGCGCGGCACCGTGGCCTCGATCAGCACCGCGGCGGACTTCGCCGCCGTCCCCGGTCTGATCGAGGTCGACATGCGGCTGAAGGAGGGCGATGTCGTCGGCGGCCTGATGGACTCCTCGACGGTCAGCGGGCTCGTCTTCGCCCGGACGGCCGCCCAGGGGCCGCTCGACATCGGCCGCGCCATCGAGAGCGCCTTCCGGCTGGAGACCCTGCCTCCGGCGGCCGCCGAGTCGCACACCGCTGCCCCGGAGGAGAAGACACCGTGA
- a CDS encoding ATP-grasp domain-containing protein, whose amino-acid sequence MKILILNRSNLATTPYLDWLGADDEAVLLTSAGAASQDPDLAAAELAGYEEVVTFDRFHENPAVETAALELHGRHGFDALIAMNEFDLLRAARLREAMGVAGQQRAQAEAFRDKLRMKELLTAAGIPVAPFAPIAHATALHTFVAEHGYPVVVKPRRGAGSMGVEVLRGADDLTAYLEAHPELGGDDGAPLLAEKYIEHDLFHIDGLIVDGTPVLIWPSACSSCLAYREGAVLTSAMLDPEDPLTESLRRLTLQALATLSGSETLAFHAEAFLTPNGDLLLNEIACRVGGGKIYEATRLAFGVDLVREYVQAVGSGRTGREPVSRPERAGGFAIFPGSPGTLVAAPQECPVDGVDQYRLNVPVGTVLGRAEHSSARIASVVVAGRNRAEVENSLETAVRWFSNATEIEPLAASEGE is encoded by the coding sequence GTGAAGATCCTCATCCTGAACCGCTCCAACCTGGCCACCACGCCGTACCTGGACTGGCTCGGCGCCGATGACGAGGCGGTCCTGCTCACCTCCGCCGGCGCAGCGAGCCAGGATCCCGACCTGGCGGCAGCCGAACTCGCCGGCTACGAGGAGGTCGTCACTTTCGACCGCTTTCACGAGAACCCGGCGGTGGAGACGGCCGCGCTGGAGCTGCACGGCCGACACGGATTCGACGCGCTCATCGCCATGAACGAGTTCGACCTGCTCCGCGCCGCCCGCCTGCGCGAGGCCATGGGCGTGGCAGGCCAGCAGCGTGCGCAGGCCGAGGCGTTCCGCGACAAGCTGCGGATGAAGGAACTCCTCACGGCTGCGGGGATACCCGTCGCGCCGTTCGCCCCGATCGCCCACGCCACCGCGCTGCACACCTTCGTGGCCGAGCACGGGTATCCCGTCGTGGTGAAGCCGAGGCGGGGAGCGGGCTCCATGGGGGTCGAGGTCCTGCGGGGGGCTGACGACCTGACGGCCTATCTCGAGGCCCACCCCGAGCTCGGCGGCGACGACGGAGCCCCCCTGCTCGCGGAGAAGTACATCGAGCACGATCTCTTCCACATCGACGGCCTGATCGTCGACGGCACGCCGGTGCTCATCTGGCCGTCCGCATGCAGCTCGTGCCTCGCCTACCGGGAGGGCGCCGTGCTCACCAGCGCGATGCTCGACCCCGAAGACCCGCTGACCGAGTCCCTGCGTCGGCTCACCCTGCAAGCCCTCGCGACGCTGTCCGGCTCGGAGACGTTGGCCTTCCACGCGGAGGCATTCCTGACCCCGAACGGCGATCTGCTGCTGAACGAGATCGCCTGCCGGGTCGGTGGCGGCAAGATCTACGAGGCGACCAGGCTGGCGTTCGGCGTCGACCTGGTCCGTGAGTACGTCCAGGCTGTCGGCAGCGGCCGCACAGGGCGGGAGCCGGTCTCCAGGCCGGAACGAGCGGGCGGCTTCGCCATCTTCCCCGGCAGTCCGGGGACGCTGGTGGCAGCCCCGCAGGAATGCCCCGTCGACGGGGTCGACCAGTACCGGCTGAACGTGCCGGTCGGCACCGTCCTCGGCCGGGCCGAGCACAGCAGCGCGCGGATCGCTTCGGTCGTGGTGGCAGGTCGCAACCGTGCGGAGGTCGAGAACAGCCTCGAGACAGCCGTGCGCTGGTTCTCCAACGCCACCGAGATCGAGCCGCTCGCGGCGTCCGAAGGCGAATAA
- a CDS encoding HAD family hydrolase → MSGDTTIRAVVFDLWKTLVPLPDEVKRRAFTETARALGQSPQQLAGPWSRTRVQRETGPLSRYLAALRVELNADWDEDQATEAMRVRRTTHGAGFATPALGAVQTLSRLHQGGLRIGLVSNCSSDVRSMLDSSALAPLLDTTVLSAEAGLMKPDPAIFRLAAERLGVDSSACLYVGDGNDNELDGAAQAGMAPILLDLAEGHPWAGARISTLADVLPLAGLS, encoded by the coding sequence GTGAGCGGTGACACGACCATCCGAGCCGTGGTCTTCGACCTGTGGAAGACACTGGTCCCGCTCCCCGACGAGGTCAAGCGACGCGCATTCACCGAGACCGCCCGCGCCCTGGGGCAGTCCCCGCAACAGCTGGCGGGTCCCTGGTCGCGTACCCGCGTGCAACGCGAGACCGGCCCGCTCTCCCGGTACCTGGCGGCCCTGCGGGTCGAGCTGAACGCCGACTGGGACGAGGACCAGGCGACGGAGGCGATGCGAGTGCGCCGGACCACCCACGGAGCGGGCTTCGCCACCCCTGCCCTCGGCGCGGTGCAGACGCTCTCCCGGCTGCACCAGGGTGGCCTGCGCATCGGCCTGGTCTCCAACTGCAGTTCGGACGTGCGGAGCATGCTCGACAGCTCCGCCCTGGCCCCGCTGCTCGACACGACGGTGCTCTCCGCCGAGGCCGGGCTGATGAAGCCCGACCCGGCGATCTTCCGACTTGCCGCCGAACGCCTGGGCGTGGACAGCAGCGCCTGCCTGTACGTCGGGGACGGCAACGACAACGAGCTGGACGGCGCGGCGCAGGCGGGCATGGCCCCGATCCTGCTCGATCTCGCGGAGGGCCATCCCTGGGCCGGCGCCAGGATCAGCACCCTTGCGGACGTCCTTCCGCTCGCCGGCCTCAGCTGA
- a CDS encoding aspartate aminotransferase family protein: protein MTDLRMVTGEGVYLYDSDGRGYIDCASATFNLSLGYRHPAVVQAIKDQADELIHVTSSFQTEPINRLSQRLVDLAPKRLTRTHLKVSGGSVANEGAIKMAQRATGKRDVITLFRSHVGQTMMMASLSGNAFRRAPFAQLYPGGMQVPDPYCHRCFYGQQAGSCKLMCVDRINDFLEFASSGSVAAILVEPISGNGGNIVPPDGYFAKLRELCDDHGIKLIFDEIQTGIGRTGRMFAAEHFGVEPDAMTVAKGLGGSGAQVAAILASDELSGLPTNDHSFTYGSNLLAASAALATLDVIDNPAFLANVRATGERIMGRLEEMKQRHGCISDVRGVGLMIGIEIVDRSGVPDTALTNHLADKAMEHGLILRTSRYGNGNVLKIRPPLVLTLDEADLICDRFDALLQEHAA, encoded by the coding sequence GTGACCGATCTTCGGATGGTCACCGGCGAGGGCGTCTACCTCTACGACTCGGACGGTCGAGGCTATATCGACTGTGCTTCCGCCACGTTCAATCTGAGCCTCGGTTACCGGCACCCGGCCGTCGTCCAGGCCATCAAGGACCAGGCCGACGAGCTGATCCACGTCACGTCGAGCTTCCAGACCGAGCCGATCAACCGGCTCTCCCAGCGCTTGGTCGACCTCGCGCCCAAGCGGCTGACCCGGACCCACCTCAAGGTGTCCGGTGGATCGGTGGCCAACGAGGGCGCAATCAAGATGGCTCAGCGAGCCACCGGCAAGCGCGACGTCATCACGCTCTTCCGTAGTCACGTCGGCCAGACGATGATGATGGCGAGCCTGTCCGGCAACGCCTTCCGCCGGGCGCCGTTCGCCCAGCTCTACCCCGGTGGCATGCAGGTGCCCGACCCGTACTGCCACCGCTGCTTCTACGGTCAGCAGGCCGGCAGCTGCAAGCTCATGTGCGTCGACCGGATCAACGACTTCCTGGAGTTCGCCAGCAGCGGCAGCGTCGCCGCCATCCTGGTCGAGCCGATCTCCGGCAACGGCGGCAACATCGTCCCCCCGGACGGCTACTTCGCCAAGCTTCGCGAGCTGTGCGACGACCACGGCATCAAGCTCATCTTCGACGAGATCCAGACGGGTATCGGGCGCACAGGACGGATGTTCGCGGCGGAGCACTTCGGAGTGGAGCCGGACGCCATGACGGTGGCGAAGGGCCTGGGCGGTTCAGGTGCCCAGGTCGCGGCCATCCTCGCCAGCGACGAACTCTCGGGCCTTCCCACGAACGACCACTCGTTCACCTACGGCTCCAACCTGCTGGCGGCGTCCGCCGCGCTGGCCACTCTGGACGTCATCGACAACCCGGCCTTCCTCGCGAACGTGCGGGCCACCGGCGAGCGCATCATGGGTCGCCTGGAGGAGATGAAGCAGCGTCACGGCTGCATCTCCGACGTCCGCGGCGTCGGCCTGATGATCGGTATCGAGATCGTGGACCGCTCCGGAGTCCCCGACACGGCTCTCACCAACCACCTGGCGGACAAGGCGATGGAGCACGGTCTCATCCTGCGCACGTCGCGCTACGGGAACGGCAACGTACTCAAGATCCGCCCGCCGCTGGTGCTCACCCTCGACGAGGCCGACCTCATCTGCGACCGGTTCGACGCCCTGCTGCAGGAGCATGCGGCATGA